One genomic window of Sphingopyxis sp. OPL5 includes the following:
- a CDS encoding TraB/GumN family protein — translation MTARGVLIAALLAATTPHVMATEPAAAPTATGETTDEIVVTARRSGAPMWTIKTPTGAVILVGEIRNVPKATPWRPERLEGATERAQRVILGTKAKVSPGDILRLIFKGGGLTKLPKDRVAADYLDVHQIARLRALEARFDQDYAQKNFLMTAFDLLAKRLAFNRDTADDASDIVRKAANRADIPAQPVGEMRGEDMLDNLFAAAPETHIPCLDAAMTATEAGGDIVAARGQAWTEFDVPAVMANPLERALGRCWPWTNDGFGPALRQQWVGAINDAAAKPGVTLAVVPLLVLAEPDGVLDRLRAQGLPIVGPAWTAPISAGASPS, via the coding sequence GTGACCGCGCGCGGCGTTCTGATCGCCGCGCTGCTGGCGGCGACGACGCCGCATGTAATGGCGACCGAGCCCGCCGCCGCCCCAACCGCGACAGGCGAAACCACCGACGAGATCGTCGTCACCGCGCGCCGGTCGGGCGCCCCGATGTGGACGATCAAGACGCCGACGGGCGCGGTGATCCTGGTCGGCGAAATCCGCAACGTGCCGAAAGCGACGCCATGGCGTCCCGAGCGACTGGAGGGCGCGACCGAGCGCGCGCAGCGGGTCATCCTGGGGACCAAGGCGAAGGTGTCGCCGGGCGACATATTGCGGCTGATCTTCAAGGGTGGCGGACTGACCAAATTGCCCAAGGATCGCGTCGCCGCAGACTATCTCGACGTGCATCAGATCGCGCGGCTGCGGGCGCTCGAGGCGCGGTTCGATCAGGATTATGCGCAGAAGAATTTCCTGATGACCGCGTTCGATCTGCTCGCGAAGCGGCTCGCCTTCAACCGCGACACGGCCGACGACGCGTCCGATATCGTCCGCAAGGCGGCGAACCGCGCCGACATTCCGGCGCAGCCGGTGGGCGAGATGCGCGGCGAGGACATGCTCGACAATCTGTTCGCGGCGGCTCCCGAAACGCATATCCCCTGCCTCGACGCGGCGATGACGGCGACCGAGGCCGGCGGCGATATCGTCGCCGCGCGCGGGCAGGCGTGGACCGAGTTCGACGTGCCGGCGGTGATGGCCAACCCGCTCGAAAGGGCGCTCGGGCGCTGCTGGCCATGGACCAACGACGGCTTCGGCCCGGCGCTGCGCCAGCAGTGGGTCGGCGCGATCAATGATGCGGCGGCGAAGCCCGGCGTGACGCTGGCGGTGGTGCCGTTGCTGGTGCTCGCCGAACCCGACGGGGTGCTCGACCGGCTGCGGGCGCAGGGCCTGCCGATCGTCGGGCCGGCGTGGACCGCGCCTATTTCGGCCGGTGCATCACCCAGCTGA
- a CDS encoding DUF1192 domain-containing protein, with product MDDDNEPRRRDDVLAALTKQPLDPLSVDELNDRIVVLQEEIERTRARISFATSHKLSADALFKKS from the coding sequence ATGGACGACGACAACGAACCCCGCCGCCGCGACGATGTGCTGGCGGCGCTGACCAAGCAGCCGCTCGACCCCTTGTCGGTCGACGAACTGAACGACCGCATCGTCGTCTTGCAGGAAGAGATCGAACGGACGCGCGCGCGGATCAGCTTTGCGACGAGCCACAAGCTGAGCGCCGACGCCTTGTTCAAGAAAAGCTAG
- a CDS encoding glutathione S-transferase family protein, which produces MSERPILHEYAASGNCYKIRLTAALLAYPIERREYDIIAGETRTPAFLAKVNPNGRIPVLQIGDKFLPESNAACFWLADGTHLVPHDRFARADMLHWMFWEQYNHEPNVATLRFWMKWIGEANLSDVQRALVPVKQEAGAAALALMDEYLAGRDWLVGAGLTLADIALYAYTHVAEDSGFFALADYPGVQAWIARVEGEPGFVAMGD; this is translated from the coding sequence ATGAGCGAGAGACCGATCCTTCACGAATATGCGGCGAGCGGCAATTGCTACAAGATCCGGCTGACCGCGGCGCTGCTCGCCTATCCGATCGAACGGCGCGAATATGACATCATCGCCGGCGAGACGCGGACGCCTGCGTTTCTCGCGAAGGTCAACCCGAACGGGCGCATCCCGGTGCTGCAGATCGGCGACAAATTCCTGCCCGAAAGCAATGCCGCCTGTTTCTGGCTCGCCGACGGCACACATCTGGTGCCGCACGATCGCTTCGCGCGCGCCGACATGCTGCACTGGATGTTCTGGGAGCAATATAATCACGAGCCCAATGTCGCGACGCTGCGCTTCTGGATGAAATGGATCGGCGAAGCGAATTTGAGCGATGTGCAGCGGGCATTGGTGCCGGTGAAGCAGGAAGCGGGGGCGGCGGCGTTGGCGTTGATGGACGAGTATCTGGCGGGGCGCGACTGGCTGGTTGGCGCGGGACTGACGCTCGCCGATATCGCGCTTTATGCCTACACCCATGTCGCAGAGGACAGCGGGTTTTTCGCACTGGCGGACTATCCGGGGGTGCAGGCGTGGATCGCGCGGGTCGAGGGCGAGCCGGGTTTCGTGGCGATGGGGGATTAG
- the clpA gene encoding ATP-dependent Clp protease ATP-binding subunit ClpA codes for MPSFSESLEKTLHNALKAASERHHEYATLEHLLYALIDDDHAAEVMRACGVALDDLQSAVVHYLDTELDSLKVEGHSDPSPTSGFQRVVQRAILHVQSSGKDEVTGANVLVALFSERESYAVYFLQQQDLTRLDAVSYLSHGVGKGGKPSPQAEPEEKEETKDKADAKNKKETALDQFTVNLNEKAKVGKVDPLIGRTAEVDRTIQILCRRSKNNPLYVGDPGVGKTAIAEGLARKIIEGDVPEVLLPAVIYSLDMGALLAGTRYRGDFEERLKQVVTELEGLPHAILFIDEIHTVIGAGATSGGAMDASNLLKPALSGGVIRCIGSTTYKEFRNHFEKDRALLRRFQKIDVIEPSLEDTKKILAGLRSAFETHHQVRYTQDAINAAVDLSARYINDRKLPDKAIDVIDEVGAMQMLVAPSKRKKTITAKEIEAVIATMARIPPKSVSTDDKATLASLETDLKRVVFGQNTAIEVLSSAIKLSRAGLRDPEKPIGNYLFSGPTGVGKTEVAKQLASIMGIPLQRFDMSEYMERHSVSRLIGAPPGYVGYDQGGLLTDAIDQNPHCVLLLDEIEKAHPDLFNILLQVMDHGRLTDHHGKTVDFRNVILIMTTNAGASDMAREGIGFGAFTREDVQEEAVKNLFTPEFRNRLDAIVPFGYLPPEVVARVVDKFILQLEMQLADRNVHIQLDEAAREWLTGKGYDKLYGARPMGRLIQEKIKQPLAEELLFGKLVHGGEVKVKMKTGDDAKVGNPLTFEIVSAPPKAGKGKAKAPKADAAKKTAE; via the coding sequence ATGCCGTCCTTTTCGGAGAGCCTCGAAAAGACCCTGCACAATGCGCTGAAGGCGGCTTCCGAGCGCCATCACGAATATGCGACGCTCGAGCATCTGCTCTACGCGCTGATCGACGACGATCATGCCGCCGAAGTGATGCGCGCCTGCGGCGTCGCGCTCGACGACCTGCAATCGGCGGTCGTCCATTATCTCGACACCGAACTCGACAGCCTGAAGGTCGAAGGACACAGCGACCCGTCGCCGACGAGCGGATTCCAGCGCGTCGTCCAGCGCGCGATCCTGCACGTCCAGTCGTCGGGCAAGGATGAGGTGACCGGCGCCAACGTCCTCGTCGCGCTCTTCTCCGAACGCGAAAGCTATGCCGTCTATTTCCTGCAGCAGCAGGACCTGACGCGCCTCGACGCGGTCTCCTACCTCAGCCACGGCGTCGGCAAGGGCGGCAAGCCCTCGCCGCAGGCCGAGCCCGAGGAAAAGGAAGAGACGAAGGACAAGGCCGACGCCAAGAACAAAAAAGAGACCGCGCTCGACCAGTTCACCGTCAACCTCAACGAAAAGGCCAAGGTCGGCAAGGTCGATCCGCTGATCGGCCGCACCGCCGAGGTCGATCGCACGATCCAGATCCTCTGCCGCCGCAGCAAGAACAACCCGCTTTATGTGGGTGACCCCGGCGTCGGCAAGACCGCGATCGCCGAAGGTCTCGCGCGCAAGATCATCGAAGGCGACGTGCCCGAGGTGCTGCTGCCCGCGGTCATCTATTCGCTCGACATGGGCGCCTTGCTCGCGGGCACGCGTTATCGCGGCGATTTCGAGGAACGGCTGAAACAGGTCGTGACCGAACTCGAAGGGCTGCCGCACGCGATCCTGTTCATCGACGAGATCCACACGGTGATCGGCGCCGGCGCGACCAGCGGTGGCGCGATGGATGCGTCGAACCTCTTGAAACCCGCACTGTCGGGTGGCGTCATCCGCTGCATCGGCTCGACGACCTACAAGGAATTCCGCAATCATTTCGAAAAGGATCGCGCGCTGCTGCGCCGCTTCCAGAAGATCGACGTGATCGAGCCGAGCCTCGAGGACACCAAGAAAATCCTCGCCGGTCTGCGCAGCGCGTTCGAGACGCATCATCAGGTGCGCTATACGCAGGATGCGATCAACGCCGCGGTCGACCTGTCGGCGCGCTACATCAATGATCGCAAATTGCCCGACAAGGCGATCGACGTGATCGACGAGGTGGGCGCGATGCAGATGCTCGTCGCCCCGTCGAAGCGCAAGAAAACGATCACCGCCAAGGAGATCGAGGCCGTGATCGCGACGATGGCGCGCATCCCGCCCAAGTCGGTGTCGACCGACGACAAGGCGACGCTCGCCAGCCTCGAAACCGACCTGAAGCGCGTCGTGTTCGGCCAGAACACCGCGATCGAAGTGCTGTCGTCGGCGATCAAGCTCAGCCGTGCGGGGCTGCGCGATCCCGAGAAGCCGATCGGCAACTATCTCTTCTCGGGGCCGACCGGCGTCGGCAAGACCGAGGTCGCGAAGCAGCTTGCGTCGATCATGGGCATCCCGCTCCAGCGTTTCGACATGTCCGAATATATGGAACGCCATTCGGTCAGCCGCCTGATCGGTGCGCCTCCGGGCTATGTCGGTTATGATCAGGGCGGGCTGCTCACCGATGCGATCGACCAGAATCCGCATTGCGTGCTGCTGCTCGACGAGATCGAAAAGGCGCACCCCGACCTGTTCAACATCTTGCTGCAGGTGATGGACCATGGCCGCCTGACCGACCACCACGGCAAGACGGTCGACTTCCGCAACGTCATCCTGATCATGACGACCAATGCGGGGGCCAGCGACATGGCGCGCGAGGGCATCGGTTTCGGCGCGTTCACGCGTGAGGATGTGCAGGAGGAAGCGGTGAAGAATCTCTTCACCCCCGAATTCCGCAACCGCCTCGATGCGATCGTGCCGTTCGGCTATCTGCCGCCCGAAGTGGTCGCGCGCGTCGTCGACAAGTTCATCCTCCAGCTCGAAATGCAGCTCGCCGACCGCAACGTCCATATCCAGCTCGACGAGGCCGCGCGCGAATGGCTGACCGGCAAGGGCTATGACAAGCTGTACGGCGCCCGCCCGATGGGCCGCCTGATCCAGGAAAAGATCAAGCAGCCGCTGGCCGAGGAATTGCTGTTCGGCAAGCTCGTCCATGGCGGCGAGGTCAAGGTGAAGATGAAGACCGGCGACGATGCCAAGGTCGGCAACCCGCTGACCTTCGAAATCGTCTCGGCGCCCCCCAAGGCGGGCAAGGGCAAGGCGAAGGCTCCCAAGGCCGACGCTGCGAAAAAGACGGCTGAATGA
- a CDS encoding VOC family protein, translating to MTDLNGVAHVILTAGDFARSTAFWRDVITYLDLKIVLDSDAMLYGVGGRTAIGIRTGSPENAGKRFDQGAPGLHHACFRLRDRAAVDAIHEFLKNRSDIVLVHGPQEEPWAPGYYSILFEDPDGIRIEFNHVPGVGLLAEGETIGGAEVFD from the coding sequence ATGACCGACCTCAACGGCGTCGCGCACGTCATCCTGACCGCAGGCGACTTCGCCCGCTCGACGGCTTTCTGGCGCGACGTCATCACCTATCTCGATCTCAAGATCGTACTCGACAGCGACGCGATGCTCTATGGCGTCGGCGGGCGCACCGCGATCGGCATCCGCACCGGCAGCCCCGAGAACGCCGGCAAGCGCTTCGACCAGGGCGCACCGGGGCTGCACCACGCCTGCTTCCGCCTGCGCGACCGCGCCGCGGTCGATGCGATCCATGAATTCCTCAAGAATCGCAGCGACATCGTCTTGGTCCACGGCCCGCAGGAGGAACCCTGGGCGCCCGGCTATTATTCGATCCTGTTCGAGGATCCCGACGGCATCCGCATCGAGTTCAACCATGTGCCGGGGGTCGGGTTGCTGGCGGAGGGCGAGACGATCGGCGGGGCGGAGGTGTTCGACTAG
- a CDS encoding AbrB/MazE/SpoVT family DNA-binding domain-containing protein, which yields MNTPLKITKVGNSAAVILPKELLARLGAAQGDMLSVRDTERGIELAPFDVDFEEEMAVAREVMARRKRALRELAK from the coding sequence ATGAACACGCCGCTCAAAATTACCAAGGTCGGCAACAGCGCCGCAGTCATCCTGCCGAAGGAGCTACTCGCTCGACTGGGCGCAGCGCAGGGCGACATGCTGTCGGTGCGTGATACCGAACGCGGTATCGAACTCGCACCCTTCGACGTCGATTTCGAGGAAGAGATGGCGGTGGCACGTGAAGTCATGGCGCGCCGCAAGCGTGCACTACGCGAACTGGCAAAGTAG
- a CDS encoding MaoC family dehydratase, with product MAAHSLFLEDLEIGQVWTGGPIEMTEADIIRFAREYDPQPMHVDAEAAARGRFGGLIASGWHVAAVVMREFVDSAPFGDTPLLGLKVDDLQWRSAVRPGDLLSIRREIIDVRRSDSKPDRGVLTMLMTVTNQHGAVAMSFVNLIQIPARQAS from the coding sequence TTGGCTGCGCATTCGCTCTTTCTCGAAGACCTTGAAATCGGGCAGGTCTGGACTGGCGGTCCGATCGAGATGACCGAGGCGGACATCATCCGCTTCGCCCGCGAATATGACCCGCAGCCGATGCATGTCGATGCCGAGGCAGCGGCCAGGGGACGCTTTGGCGGCCTGATCGCCAGCGGCTGGCATGTCGCTGCGGTCGTGATGCGCGAATTCGTCGATTCGGCGCCCTTCGGCGACACGCCGCTGCTCGGCCTCAAGGTCGACGACCTGCAGTGGCGGAGCGCGGTGCGGCCGGGCGATCTGCTGTCGATCCGGCGCGAAATCATCGATGTTCGCCGGTCCGACAGCAAACCCGATCGAGGGGTCCTGACCATGTTGATGACCGTGACCAACCAGCACGGCGCGGTGGCGATGTCCTTTGTCAACCTGATCCAGATACCGGCGCGCCAGGCCAGTTAG
- a CDS encoding MBL fold metallo-hydrolase has translation MASVSDEEGIPAASGSPDASLTQDDSFTATSRAGLTYPWGDAAPGVGETIRIAPGIRWARIPMPGSLGHINSWLLDDAASDGEDGVAVVDTGVCLTICSDAWKALYAGALADTRITRVIGTHLHPDHIGLAGWIAKKKGVQLWMTRGEMLTARMIVGDTSDTAPDEALAQSRAAGWDEAAIERQKSEGWGRFGLMVYPLPRSYQRIKDGDVLDMGAHQWRVVVGSGHSPEHACLWNEREGVLVSGDQVLPRISSNVSINITEPGADPLGEWLDSIDKLIATVPGDVLTCPAHGEPFKGLHVRLMALRDEHRMRLYNLAEAIAKAPMRAVESFPLLFNRPIGPDQLGMATGEALAHLKRLEVEGRVRREDRDGVWWYHGVA, from the coding sequence GTGGCGTCGGTCAGTGACGAAGAGGGTATTCCGGCGGCCAGCGGTTCGCCGGATGCCTCGCTGACCCAGGACGACAGTTTCACCGCGACGAGCCGCGCCGGGTTGACCTATCCCTGGGGCGACGCCGCACCGGGGGTGGGCGAGACGATCCGCATCGCGCCGGGAATCCGCTGGGCACGCATCCCGATGCCCGGCTCGCTCGGCCATATCAACAGCTGGCTGCTCGACGATGCTGCCAGTGACGGGGAGGATGGCGTCGCGGTGGTCGACACCGGCGTCTGCTTGACCATCTGTTCGGACGCGTGGAAGGCGCTTTATGCTGGCGCGCTTGCCGACACGCGGATCACCCGCGTTATCGGCACCCACCTGCACCCCGACCATATCGGCCTTGCCGGCTGGATCGCGAAGAAGAAGGGCGTCCAGCTGTGGATGACGCGCGGCGAAATGCTGACCGCGCGAATGATCGTTGGCGACACCAGCGACACGGCGCCCGACGAGGCGCTGGCGCAGTCGCGCGCCGCCGGTTGGGACGAGGCGGCGATCGAGCGGCAGAAGAGCGAGGGCTGGGGCCGCTTCGGCCTGATGGTCTATCCGCTGCCGCGCAGCTACCAGCGGATCAAGGACGGCGATGTCCTCGACATGGGCGCACACCAGTGGCGCGTCGTTGTCGGGTCGGGGCATAGCCCCGAACATGCGTGCCTGTGGAACGAGCGCGAGGGCGTGCTGGTGTCGGGCGACCAGGTGCTGCCGCGGATCAGTTCGAACGTGTCGATCAATATCACCGAACCCGGTGCCGATCCGCTGGGCGAATGGCTCGATTCGATCGACAAGCTGATCGCGACGGTGCCCGGCGACGTCCTGACCTGCCCCGCGCATGGCGAACCGTTCAAGGGATTGCACGTCCGGCTGATGGCGCTGCGCGACGAGCATCGCATGCGGCTCTATAATCTGGCCGAGGCGATCGCGAAGGCGCCGATGCGCGCGGTGGAGTCCTTCCCGCTGCTGTTCAACCGCCCGATCGGCCCGGATCAGCTGGGCATGGCGACCGGCGAGGCGCTCGCGCATCTGAAGCGGCTCGAGGTCGAAGGGCGCGTCCGGCGTGAGGATCGCGACGGGGTGTGGTGGTACCACGGCGTCGCGTGA
- a CDS encoding NAD(P)H-quinone oxidoreductase yields MTSVPESMTAIAISAPGGPEVLVPETRPVPRPGPGEVLIRVAAAGVNRPDVLQRMGFYPPPPGASDLPGLEVAGTIVAVGPGGDPEQLGQAVCALIAGGGYAEYCTAPAGSCLPVPNGFSMAEAAALPETVFTVWHNLFERAWVMEGETVLVHGGTSGIGTTAIGLCKLFGIKVIVTCGSADKCAAATALGATLAVDYSNDDYVAAVKAFTDGKGVNAVLDMVGGDYVPRNLECLADDGRHVTIAFQRGAKVEIDISQMMRRRLTMTGSTLRARSADFKAALADEIHRTLWPRLAEGAWKPAMDHTFPLTEAAAAHARMQAGAHVGKIVLTVE; encoded by the coding sequence GTGACCAGCGTGCCGGAAAGCATGACCGCCATCGCGATAAGCGCGCCGGGCGGCCCCGAAGTTTTGGTGCCCGAAACGCGCCCCGTGCCGCGACCGGGACCGGGCGAGGTGCTGATCCGCGTCGCCGCAGCGGGGGTCAACCGCCCCGACGTGCTGCAGCGCATGGGCTTTTATCCGCCGCCGCCGGGGGCATCGGACCTGCCGGGGCTGGAGGTCGCGGGGACGATCGTCGCGGTTGGGCCGGGGGGCGACCCTGAACAGCTGGGGCAGGCGGTGTGCGCGCTGATCGCGGGCGGCGGCTATGCCGAATATTGCACCGCGCCGGCGGGCAGCTGTTTGCCGGTGCCGAACGGCTTTTCGATGGCCGAGGCCGCGGCGCTGCCCGAAACGGTGTTCACCGTGTGGCACAATCTGTTCGAACGCGCCTGGGTGATGGAGGGCGAGACGGTGCTGGTCCATGGCGGCACCAGCGGCATCGGCACCACCGCGATCGGGCTGTGTAAATTGTTCGGCATCAAGGTGATCGTGACCTGCGGCAGCGCCGACAAATGCGCCGCGGCGACCGCGCTCGGCGCGACCCTCGCGGTCGATTATTCGAACGACGACTATGTCGCGGCGGTCAAGGCATTCACCGACGGCAAGGGCGTCAACGCCGTGCTCGACATGGTCGGCGGCGACTATGTGCCGCGTAATCTCGAATGCCTCGCCGACGACGGGCGCCATGTCACCATCGCTTTCCAGCGCGGGGCGAAGGTCGAGATCGACATCAGCCAGATGATGCGCCGCCGCCTGACGATGACCGGATCGACGCTGCGCGCGCGCAGCGCCGACTTCAAGGCGGCGCTGGCCGACGAAATCCACCGCACATTGTGGCCGCGCCTGGCGGAGGGCGCGTGGAAGCCCGCGATGGACCACACCTTCCCGCTCACCGAAGCCGCCGCGGCGCACGCGCGGATGCAGGCGGGCGCGCATGTCGGGAAGATCGTGCTGACGGTCGAATGA
- a CDS encoding YdiY family protein → MTSLPRLAALCLPLALAIPPAHAAQDPAMPLQPDPALADPLLVEPLPLMLMDPDPPLPDAVRAMIDAAFASGEDSDVEAVVRLARRTNPGSRGEIDALIAYYRSANPAVVPPDPVSDMLTAAIASGKDADVEAVAKLAKAANPDDAAEIDARVVAYRAERQRLKDEAAAAVRAKLAAAKFWENWKGEGQIGGSLSTGNTKSAGLSAGLALARKGIDWTHKLRLQADYQRTNGRTSIERYLGEVEPQYRLSDRGFVYGLGRWEKDRILGYDSRWNLSGGLGYKLIDSKSVALSLKGGPAWRRTDFVRGDIDNELTALAGLDFGWQLSPTLRLTQVASTVVGEANSSTSSLTSLNAKLSGKLSARIAYSAQIDSSPPPGVESVDTQTRFTLVYGF, encoded by the coding sequence GTGACCTCTCTCCCCCGACTGGCCGCGCTTTGCCTGCCGCTCGCCCTTGCGATTCCGCCCGCGCATGCGGCACAGGATCCCGCGATGCCGCTCCAGCCCGACCCGGCGCTCGCCGACCCGTTGCTGGTCGAACCGCTCCCGCTGATGCTCATGGACCCCGACCCGCCCTTGCCCGATGCGGTGCGCGCGATGATCGACGCCGCCTTCGCGAGCGGCGAGGACAGCGATGTCGAAGCGGTGGTCAGGCTCGCCCGCAGGACCAATCCGGGCAGCCGGGGCGAGATCGACGCGCTGATCGCCTATTACCGGAGCGCGAACCCCGCGGTGGTGCCGCCCGATCCGGTGAGCGACATGCTGACCGCGGCCATCGCGAGCGGCAAGGACGCCGATGTCGAAGCCGTCGCCAAGCTGGCGAAAGCGGCCAATCCCGACGACGCGGCGGAAATCGACGCGCGGGTCGTCGCCTATCGCGCCGAGCGGCAACGGCTGAAGGACGAAGCGGCGGCGGCGGTGCGCGCCAAATTGGCGGCGGCGAAATTCTGGGAAAACTGGAAGGGCGAGGGGCAGATCGGCGGATCGCTGAGCACTGGCAACACCAAATCGGCGGGGCTGAGCGCGGGGCTGGCGCTGGCGCGCAAGGGGATCGACTGGACGCACAAATTGCGGTTGCAGGCCGATTATCAGCGCACCAACGGCCGAACCTCGATCGAACGTTATCTCGGCGAGGTCGAGCCGCAATATCGCCTGAGCGACCGCGGTTTCGTCTATGGGCTGGGGCGCTGGGAGAAGGATCGCATCCTCGGCTATGACAGCCGCTGGAACCTGTCGGGCGGGCTCGGTTACAAGCTGATCGACAGCAAGTCGGTGGCACTCAGCCTGAAGGGCGGGCCGGCATGGCGACGCACCGATTTCGTGCGCGGCGACATCGACAATGAACTGACCGCGCTCGCCGGACTCGACTTCGGCTGGCAATTGTCACCGACGCTGCGGCTGACGCAGGTCGCCTCGACCGTCGTCGGCGAGGCAAACAGCTCGACCAGTTCGCTGACCTCGCTCAACGCCAAGCTGAGCGGAAAATTGTCGGCACGGATCGCCTATTCGGCACAGATCGATTCGAGCCCGCCGCCGGGGGTGGAGAGCGTCGATACGCAGACGCGATTCACGTTGGTGTACGGGTTTTAG
- a CDS encoding DUF1013 domain-containing protein, translating into MPHATAAWLVDNTGLTFVQIADYCGIHILEVQAIADETAATKYTGRDPVRAHELSMDEIEKGQNDPNYKLKMSKQAQDTIRRTRGPRYTPVSKRQDKPDGIAWILKNHPEVSDGAIGKLIGTTRNTIGAIRDRSHWNSANIVAKDPVTLGLCSQRELDALVAKAAKKAGIAAPTDNRFEGDREALLEELRAERIAANELRAAEEASEAALAAANDETAA; encoded by the coding sequence ATGCCGCATGCGACCGCCGCCTGGCTGGTCGACAACACCGGCCTCACCTTCGTCCAGATCGCCGATTATTGCGGCATCCACATCCTCGAAGTGCAGGCGATCGCCGACGAGACCGCGGCGACCAAATATACCGGTCGCGATCCGGTTCGCGCGCACGAACTGTCGATGGACGAGATCGAAAAGGGTCAGAACGACCCGAACTACAAGCTCAAGATGAGCAAGCAGGCGCAGGACACGATCCGCCGCACCCGCGGCCCGCGCTACACCCCGGTCAGCAAGCGCCAGGACAAGCCCGACGGCATCGCGTGGATCCTGAAGAACCATCCCGAGGTTTCGGACGGCGCGATCGGCAAGCTGATCGGCACCACCCGCAACACGATCGGCGCGATCCGCGACCGCAGCCACTGGAACAGCGCGAACATCGTCGCCAAGGACCCGGTGACGCTCGGCCTCTGTTCGCAGCGTGAACTCGACGCGCTGGTCGCCAAGGCTGCGAAGAAGGCCGGTATCGCCGCGCCGACCGACAATCGTTTCGAGGGCGACCGCGAGGCGCTGCTCGAGGAACTGCGCGCCGAGCGCATCGCCGCGAACGAACTGCGCGCCGCCGAGGAAGCCAGCGAAGCCGCGCTTGCCGCCGCGAACGACGAAACGGCGGCATAA